From the Chloroflexota bacterium genome, the window TGTTGCTGCACGGTCTGAACGGCTGCGCGGAGCACTGGCGCGCGACGATCACCGGCCTGATGGGGGCGCACCGCGTCTGGGCGCTGGACGGGCCGGGGCACGGATTATCCGCCCCCGACGACCGCGCATTTGACTCGGCGTTCATGCGCGATCTCGTAGTCGATTTCCTGCACAGTCAGGGCCTGGAGCGGGCCAGTATCATGGCGCTATCCGGCAGCGGGCTGGTCGCGCTCACGATTGCGCTCGACCGGCCAGAGGTGCTGGACCGGCTGGTACTGGTCGACGCGGCCGGGCTGGGGCGCGGCGTCAACTTTCGCATGCGTCTCATGTCGGTGTCGCCCATGCCGCCACCGAGCGCGTTCGCGGTGACGATGAGCCGCGTGCAACTGCGCTACTGGATCGGGCAGATCTTCTTTGCCGACGCGTCAAAGGTCACCGACGAAGTGGTGGAGGAGTTCTACATCAATGTCTGCCGCCCGCATACGATGCTGACCGCCGCGCGTATGATGCGCTGGGGTATCAACCTGCTCGGGCAGAAGCATCAGTTCGCCCATCGGCTCCGCGAGATCAAGGCGCCGACGTTGGTCGTGT encodes:
- a CDS encoding alpha/beta fold hydrolase is translated as MNAQATPQFDDRYVTIQGIRLRYWQAGDSGTPVLLLHGLNGCAEHWRATITGLMGAHRVWALDGPGHGLSAPDDRAFDSAFMRDLVVDFLHSQGLERASIMALSGSGLVALTIALDRPEVLDRLVLVDAAGLGRGVNFRMRLMSVSPMPPPSAFAVTMSRVQLRYWIGQIFFADASKVTDEVVEEFYINVCRPHTMLTAARMMRWGINLLGQKHQFAHRLREIKAPTLVVWGKQDRLLPLAHAYRAAKRIPNARAVIFDPCGHLPMTERPDDFNRVVLEFLAGR